TTGTttatcaacattaaaatataaagttacatttgtcttttttttcataatgataATAGTTCGAATACATACttaacctttttaaatttacatttatttacattgttaCTTTATCGAATTATGAAATTATCAAACGCACTAATTCTCGTTTAAGTCACCTCTAGAAAATTAGATTAGAAAAAGTTGGACAAAAAAAATAGCCTTGAACAtatgttattcattaaaaatattctgttaaactaatttataaattccaaTGAATAATTGCTAATTTTCGGTAATATCCTCTAGCTATAGTAGCGtctttaaaggtatttgtggaaactatttcataaatattgatatGTAAACAGTTGTTGGTGACTTCCGTTGAAGAGACCAATATTAAAATGAGAGTGAATACTTCAATCGATAATTTAACGATACAACTCAACGTAAGctatgtatatagttttattataaaacaaaagacagtGCTCacatgagtaaaaaaaaaaagttagtattCCACTACTCCATAAGAGATGGCGTTACATGGTACAAAAACTtggatcattaaatatttttattgttcaaattctaaaattgtaatataaagaaCAAGAGGAAATTGCAAGTATTTATCTTagctatttacataaataagaacattaattaattatttttctttttttgttaatgtcaAAGCATTCTAATTATGACAATTGACACTGACGTCCAAGAATATCAAGTTCAAGAACGCATCAACAAAAGTTGTTTTGGTGTGACgtaaattaactataaaactatttaacatttattaacaattgTAATAAGTTTCCTTCCTGCAATGTCTTATGACCTAGAGCTACTCAATTCAGGTGTATATAGTTACGATTACTTTCAACAAGACGATGTGTGTCGACTTTGTTTTAGTCGTAACGCTTTCACGGAAATCATAGAATTATCTTCAGAAAATAACTTCAACACGATAAAAACAGATTTAGTTGAAAAGATTTTAGACTGTTTAAACATAGACTTATCTCACTGCATTCATCCAAATAAAGCTTGCGACGAGTGTTgtacacaaataaacaaatttcacTACTTTAAAAAGTTCTGCCAAGAAACTGATAGGAAGTTgcgtgaaatattaaacaacaacaaatcggataaatgcgaaaatattaAACTAGAAAAGGATAatggagaaattgaaaatgattcCCTTCACGATTTATATGATGATCTCAATTCGGACGACTGTGAAAGTAAACATGCGAATAAAGCGAAAATTAAAGTATGGAAATATAAACCGAAGCGGACCCCGACTTACTGTAACATGTGCATGATAGACTGTGAAAACGCGGACGAATTTAAAAGTCATAATTTTAAGTACCACGGTATAGACAACGACGGGTCATACAAATGTTTCGGTTGCGAGaagaaattcaaaaatagaaagTCGAGATCTTCTCACGAAATACACTTCTGTAAAGGACTTAAAGATGGCTACAAGTGCAATAAATGTAACAGATATTTACCGAAACGTGGGATGTTTGAGGCGCACATGCGTGATCATAGAGAGAACGTCCCGATACAGTTGCCAGAGGAAATATTTTACTGTCAGAAATGTGACAAATTATTCAAGACGATGGAGAATTTAAAAGGGCACATAGAACTAGAACatgatacagataaaaaaaaatatgtctgtgAAGTAAGTGAAGTTAAAAGTTGCAGGTTTTGCGTAACTGtatattgatgatgatgatgtcctcgTGATAATATGTCCAAGTGTGTCTAAACATAGGTGCTCTCTATTCCCTCAATCTCATAATCCAATTGTACAGCAAACGACACAATTTTCATCACAGTAACCAGTCTCAAAAGTGTGCCAACTATGCAGGAGATATTTACTGTGTTCAAATGTctttcataatctgatgggGCAACAATTCTAacaccggaaagagttcaggaatAGGCAAGAGGACATAGACGCTTTGAACTTCCTGACTCTAGATTgctgattttcatatttttgttgatataaaCTAAAGTTTAGCATACctacagtaaatattaaaaaactttaccatttacattttcatataaacgtcacataaagtaaataatttaaaacaggcAACATGAAGACTGCCTGCAGAAGTGAAAAgtcaaaactatttttgttgACATCATTAACGTCAGTCATGTAATCTATCAacactaaacaaatattacatacatttctacatagtttattaattaatcaaaacaaGTAAAAATGGGGTGGGCTGTTCAAGCCCAATTAGTACACGTATACAGTGGTCTCCCCGTAATCCGGCCCCTGACTAATCCGTCACCCCCTATAATCCGCCAAGTCTATtattattggatatttttttgaaCAGGTACTTGTACGTGCCACCGCTGTTGTGCTCaatgtgtttttgttttgattctgaTTGCTTAGTTTGAATTTGTCTATGTGTGACAGCGGAGAAAGATTGGTACTTCACAGTAGACAATATAGAATCTTATCATTGGATATGTAATTTATCAGATtacaaggtattttttttaataaaatctcgaCTATAGAGATTCTTAAGCAGTACTCTATAATCCAACGAATACGATAGACCGACCCGACTGCTTTGCAAAACGTATGACGTattacctttataatatttatttccaataataATGGCAATATATACTGTCTCAGTTTTTACGTACCAAAAGTTTATTAATGGCATGTCTCTTTCTGTATTTTCTGAGTAATGAGTTTG
Above is a genomic segment from Vanessa tameamea isolate UH-Manoa-2023 chromosome 29, ilVanTame1 primary haplotype, whole genome shotgun sequence containing:
- the LOC113396870 gene encoding zinc finger protein 426-like; this encodes MSYDLELLNSGVYSYDYFQQDDVCRLCFSRNAFTEIIELSSENNFNTIKTDLVEKILDCLNIDLSHCIHPNKACDECCTQINKFHYFKKFCQETDRKLREILNNNKSDKCENIKLEKDNGEIENDSLHDLYDDLNSDDCESKHANKAKIKVWKYKPKRTPTYCNMCMIDCENADEFKSHNFKYHGIDNDGSYKCFGCEKKFKNRKSRSSHEIHFCKGLKDGYKCNKCNRYLPKRGMFEAHMRDHRENVPIQLPEEIFYCQKCDKLFKTMENLKGHIELEHDTDKKKYVCESCGRVFNRKDYLNKHKLTHTGEKLHVCPHCGFRARQRSSLTVHIRKHTGERPYRCNVCPQRCVSSSNLRAHQKRHLGLKVHECNICNKKFGYKVSLHEHMSTHAPAQTHACAQCGAAYAHARGLRRHVRAKHGAADT